In the Candidatus Binatia bacterium genome, one interval contains:
- a CDS encoding MFS transporter has translation MRQTRALAAAIRAPALDTRVSGRAGSSLWTPAFSRLLAAGSAYGFAFSSFHLMPKYLAVEFGATPSQIGAVAGVFGLSSVLTSIAVGSCIDRVSRRRMFAASALLLAATSLGFAMVHAMGPAIYMLRFVQGIAFTMQMATFSTLVAELAPAERLGEAVGLAGSSMLVMNAVAPAVDEPLAHAVGWSAAFVLAALLAIASAILVLETNGARRVLHDDRGSLLQVWKRSTTRIYGAVTLLTAIAFATMFTFLQPAALGAGYRNVSSFFVAYASAACAVRLLAGWLPDRYGRHRVAVAAMVPYTLVVLWVAFEGPTSLVAIGGVFGLAHGVFFPALNSLALEHTRPSERGRLMTVFAGTFNLGAWGAAAVLGPVIEIAGYPALFGIGAACAASSLVLLARTKSFTLPGRDRA, from the coding sequence ATGCGTCAGACCCGCGCTCTAGCCGCCGCAATCCGCGCTCCCGCGCTCGATACCCGTGTGTCCGGGCGTGCCGGCTCTTCGCTGTGGACGCCTGCGTTTTCGCGTCTTCTGGCCGCCGGAAGCGCTTACGGTTTCGCGTTTTCCAGCTTTCATCTGATGCCGAAGTACCTGGCGGTCGAATTCGGCGCGACGCCGTCTCAGATCGGTGCCGTTGCCGGCGTATTCGGCCTTTCGTCGGTCCTGACCAGCATCGCGGTGGGAAGCTGCATCGACCGCGTTTCGCGCCGGCGCATGTTCGCGGCGTCCGCGCTGCTGCTGGCCGCGACGTCGCTCGGCTTCGCGATGGTGCACGCGATGGGGCCGGCGATCTACATGCTGCGTTTCGTGCAGGGAATCGCGTTCACGATGCAGATGGCGACGTTTTCTACGCTGGTGGCCGAGCTCGCTCCCGCCGAGCGCCTGGGCGAGGCCGTCGGGCTCGCGGGGAGCAGCATGCTCGTGATGAACGCGGTGGCTCCCGCCGTCGACGAGCCGCTGGCGCACGCGGTCGGCTGGTCTGCTGCGTTCGTACTGGCCGCGCTGCTGGCGATCGCTTCGGCGATTCTCGTGCTGGAGACGAACGGCGCGCGCCGCGTGCTCCATGACGACCGCGGCTCGCTGCTCCAGGTGTGGAAGCGAAGCACGACGCGCATCTACGGCGCCGTGACGCTGCTGACGGCGATCGCGTTCGCGACGATGTTCACGTTCCTGCAGCCGGCGGCGCTTGGCGCGGGGTATCGCAACGTCAGCTCGTTCTTCGTTGCCTACGCGTCAGCAGCTTGCGCCGTGCGCCTGCTCGCAGGCTGGTTGCCCGACCGCTACGGCCGCCACCGCGTCGCGGTTGCGGCGATGGTCCCGTACACGCTCGTCGTACTGTGGGTGGCCTTCGAGGGTCCGACGTCGCTCGTCGCCATCGGAGGTGTGTTCGGCCTCGCGCACGGGGTGTTTTTCCCGGCGCTGAACTCGCTGGCGCTCGAGCATACGCGCCCGAGCGAAAGGGGCCGGCTGATGACGGTGTTCGCGGGCACCTTCAACCTCGGGGCGTGGGGCGCAGCGGCCGTTCTCGGCCCGGTGATCGAGATCGCGGGCTACCCGGCGCTGTTCGGGATCGGTGCCGCATGCGCGGCGTCGTCGCTCGTGCTGCTGGCGCGCACGAAGAGCTTCACGCTTCCGGGAAGGGACCGGGCGTGA
- a CDS encoding carboxymuconolactone decarboxylase family protein, translating into MSESGPRPPKTYDAFVREFPKLGQAWDAMREAEESGPFSEREQRLLKLAVAIGSGHPGPVHSSVRKARAAGCSGAEIRHVVALAASTIGLPPAVAAYSWVVEELEKGGSSHSVENAPRKP; encoded by the coding sequence ATGAGTGAATCCGGTCCCAGGCCCCCGAAGACCTACGATGCTTTCGTCCGCGAATTCCCCAAGCTCGGCCAGGCGTGGGATGCGATGCGCGAAGCCGAAGAGAGCGGCCCGTTCAGCGAGCGCGAGCAGCGCCTTCTCAAGCTCGCTGTGGCGATCGGCAGCGGGCATCCGGGGCCGGTGCATTCGAGCGTGCGCAAGGCGCGCGCGGCCGGCTGCAGCGGAGCGGAGATCCGGCACGTCGTCGCGCTTGCGGCGAGCACGATCGGGCTCCCCCCGGCCGTTGCTGCCTACTCGTGGGTTGTCGAGGAGCTGGAAAAGGGCGGCTCTTCGCATTCCGTGGAAAACGCGCCGCGAAAACCTTGA
- a CDS encoding D-2-hydroxyacid dehydrogenase — MGISNQKDSLEPGMPAFGRIVVLDGATVDPGDNPFDELAGLGALEVHARTSPSLVIERARGADVVLTNKTVLDAEAFAALPGLRLVSVLATGVNVVDLDAARAHDVTVCNVPGYSADSVAQHVFALLVDLVGAVAEHARAVREQQWAACKDFSFWTRPLVELAGMTMGIVGHGRIGARAGEIAHAFGMNVLAYSPSRTRAASYEGFAWASVEEIFARADVVSLHCPLTPTNFRFVDASLLATMRDGSILINTARGDLIDEAALVAALDRGRPAHASLDVLSKEPPPAGHPLTLHPRCTVTPHIAWATLAARKRLVATTVANVRTFAAGRPQNVVS, encoded by the coding sequence GTGGGTATTTCCAACCAGAAGGATTCGCTCGAGCCGGGGATGCCCGCCTTCGGCCGCATCGTCGTGCTCGACGGCGCGACCGTCGACCCTGGAGACAATCCGTTCGATGAGCTGGCCGGACTCGGCGCGCTCGAGGTTCACGCGCGCACGTCGCCGTCCCTCGTGATCGAGAGGGCGCGTGGCGCCGACGTCGTGCTGACGAACAAGACGGTGCTCGATGCCGAGGCTTTCGCGGCGCTCCCGGGGCTTCGCCTCGTCAGCGTGCTCGCGACCGGCGTCAACGTCGTCGACCTCGATGCAGCGCGTGCCCACGATGTGACGGTTTGCAACGTGCCCGGCTACTCTGCCGACTCGGTGGCCCAGCACGTGTTCGCGCTGCTTGTCGACCTGGTCGGCGCGGTTGCCGAGCACGCGCGCGCAGTTCGGGAGCAGCAGTGGGCAGCGTGCAAGGATTTCTCGTTCTGGACCCGGCCTCTGGTCGAGCTCGCCGGCATGACGATGGGCATCGTCGGCCATGGACGCATCGGCGCGAGGGCGGGCGAGATCGCGCATGCGTTCGGAATGAACGTGCTCGCATACAGCCCGAGTCGCACCCGCGCCGCGAGCTACGAGGGATTTGCGTGGGCGAGCGTCGAGGAGATCTTCGCGCGCGCCGACGTCGTCAGCCTGCATTGCCCGCTGACGCCGACGAATTTTCGCTTCGTCGATGCATCGCTGCTGGCGACGATGCGCGACGGCAGCATTCTCATCAACACCGCACGCGGCGACCTCATCGACGAGGCGGCGCTGGTGGCGGCGCTCGACCGCGGCAGGCCTGCGCATGCGTCGCTGGACGTGCTGTCGAAGGAGCCGCCGCCGGCGGGTCACCCGCTGACGCTGCATCCGCGCTGCACCGTGACTCCGCACATCGCGTGGGCCACGCTGGCGGCGCGAAAGCGGCTGGTGGCGACCACCGTTGCCAACGTTCGCACGTTCGCCGCGGGCCGCCCCCAGAACGTCGTGAGCTGA
- a CDS encoding enoyl-CoA hydratase-related protein: MAEYDLSRDGDVFVLRMTSGENRFNPGFIAAMNRALDEVENSRGAAALVTVGEGKFYSNGLDLDWLSQQEHSVSMQFIATVLHLFARIIALPVATCAAMNGHAFAGGAMLALAHEWRVMRSDRGFFCLPELDLGMPLVLGMRTLIREKIGVRAYRDTVLTGGRLGADDCLRIGIVDQVAAEAEVLPAAVERLRPLAGKNRDACRVLKRGLYAELLADLTGEGSISVP, from the coding sequence ATGGCCGAATACGACCTGAGCCGCGACGGCGACGTCTTCGTCCTCCGGATGACGAGCGGCGAGAACCGCTTCAACCCCGGCTTCATCGCGGCGATGAACCGCGCCCTCGACGAAGTCGAGAACAGCCGCGGCGCGGCGGCGCTCGTCACGGTCGGCGAGGGAAAGTTCTATTCGAACGGCCTCGACCTCGATTGGCTGAGCCAGCAGGAACATTCGGTCTCGATGCAGTTCATCGCGACGGTGCTGCATCTCTTCGCGCGCATCATTGCGCTGCCGGTCGCGACCTGCGCCGCGATGAACGGTCATGCCTTTGCCGGTGGCGCAATGCTGGCGCTTGCCCACGAGTGGCGCGTCATGCGCAGCGACCGCGGGTTTTTCTGCCTTCCCGAGCTCGACCTCGGCATGCCGCTGGTGCTCGGGATGCGCACGCTGATCCGTGAGAAGATCGGTGTCCGCGCCTACCGTGACACGGTCCTGACGGGCGGCAGGCTCGGCGCCGACGATTGCCTGCGCATTGGCATCGTCGACCAGGTGGCCGCCGAGGCCGAAGTTCTTCCCGCGGCAGTCGAAAGGCTCAGGCCGCTTGCCGGCAAGAACCGGGACGCCTGCCGCGTGCTCAAGCGCGGCCTTTACGCTGAGCTGCTTGCCGACCTGACCGGCGAAGGGTCGATCTCGGTTCCCTGA
- a CDS encoding lipid-transfer protein codes for MGRKVFVVGVGMTKFEKPGSKAWDYPDMAREAGTNALKDAGVSFDEIEQVAVGYCYGDSTAGQRAIYELGITGVPIYNVNNNCSTGSTALFMAKQFIEGGLADCTMALGFEKMEKGSLGVKFQDRTNPMDKHFGEMVQLRGFANAPGAPQFFGNAGIEHMEKYGTTAESFARIGQKNHKHSVNNPYSQFRDEYSLADILASPTVYGPLTKLQCCPTSDGAGAAILASEDFVKKHGLEKTAVEIAGMAMATDLPSTFDEHSCIKLVGSDMTKKAAEKVYAQSGLTPNDVQVIELHDCFSCNELITYEGLGLCEPGKGGELIDTGAVTYGGKWVVNPSGGLISKGHPLGATGLAQCAELNWQLRGQADKRQVTGANVALQHNLGLGGAAVVTMYRRAA; via the coding sequence ATGGGCAGGAAAGTATTCGTCGTCGGCGTCGGCATGACCAAGTTCGAGAAGCCCGGATCGAAGGCCTGGGACTATCCCGACATGGCCAGGGAAGCGGGCACCAACGCGCTGAAGGACGCCGGCGTCTCGTTCGACGAGATCGAGCAGGTCGCCGTCGGTTACTGCTACGGCGATTCGACTGCCGGACAGCGCGCGATCTACGAGCTCGGCATCACCGGCGTGCCCATCTACAACGTCAACAACAACTGCTCGACGGGATCGACGGCGCTGTTCATGGCCAAGCAGTTCATCGAGGGCGGCCTTGCCGACTGCACGATGGCGCTCGGCTTCGAGAAGATGGAGAAGGGTTCCCTCGGCGTGAAGTTCCAGGACCGCACCAACCCGATGGACAAGCACTTCGGCGAGATGGTGCAGCTTCGCGGCTTCGCCAACGCGCCCGGGGCGCCGCAGTTCTTCGGCAATGCCGGCATCGAGCACATGGAGAAGTACGGCACGACCGCCGAGTCCTTCGCGCGCATCGGCCAGAAGAACCACAAGCACTCGGTCAACAACCCTTACTCGCAGTTCCGCGACGAGTACTCCCTCGCCGACATCCTCGCGTCGCCCACTGTCTACGGGCCGCTGACCAAGCTGCAGTGCTGCCCGACTTCCGACGGTGCGGGCGCGGCGATTCTCGCCAGCGAGGACTTCGTCAAGAAGCACGGCCTCGAGAAGACCGCCGTCGAGATCGCCGGCATGGCGATGGCGACCGATCTTCCGTCCACGTTCGACGAGCACTCGTGCATCAAGCTCGTCGGCTCCGACATGACGAAGAAGGCCGCCGAGAAGGTCTACGCGCAGTCGGGCCTGACGCCGAACGACGTGCAGGTGATCGAGCTGCACGACTGCTTCTCGTGCAACGAGCTGATCACGTACGAGGGCCTCGGCCTGTGCGAGCCCGGCAAGGGCGGAGAGCTGATCGACACGGGCGCCGTCACGTACGGCGGAAAGTGGGTGGTCAATCCGTCGGGCGGCCTGATCTCGAAGGGCCATCCCCTCGGAGCAACCGGCCTCGCCCAGTGCGCCGAGCTCAACTGGCAGCTTCGCGGCCAGGCCGACAAGCGCCAGGTGACCGGAGCGAACGTCGCGCTGCAGCACAACCTCGGTCTCGGCGGCGCTGCCGTCGTCACGATGTACCGGCGCGCAGCCTGA
- a CDS encoding MaoC family dehydratase N-terminal domain-containing protein → MAEQIELTDEMKAQIGKQSPPWDFEVTTTSVRMFARGVGYTDPVYYDVEAARRAGYRSLPAPPTYLGTAVFLPGRCSDTFSGPTEGIPSINHGLKGLLDGGTETEYFDAICAGDTLAAQIKLADVKVASSAALGGKMLVVTAVTTYTNKATGKTAARQTSQVIYY, encoded by the coding sequence GTGGCCGAACAGATCGAGCTGACCGACGAAATGAAAGCCCAGATCGGCAAGCAGTCGCCGCCGTGGGACTTCGAAGTCACGACGACGAGCGTGCGGATGTTCGCGCGTGGCGTCGGCTACACCGACCCGGTGTACTACGACGTCGAAGCGGCCAGGCGCGCAGGCTACCGCAGCCTGCCGGCGCCGCCGACGTACCTCGGCACGGCAGTGTTCCTGCCCGGCCGCTGCAGCGACACGTTCAGCGGACCCACCGAAGGAATCCCGTCGATCAACCACGGGTTGAAAGGCCTGCTCGACGGCGGCACCGAGACGGAATACTTCGATGCGATCTGCGCAGGCGACACGCTGGCCGCGCAGATCAAACTTGCCGACGTCAAGGTCGCTTCGAGCGCCGCGCTCGGCGGAAAGATGCTCGTCGTCACGGCCGTCACCACGTACACGAACAAGGCGACCGGCAAGACGGCTGCCAGGCAGACCTCGCAGGTCATCTACTACTGA
- a CDS encoding MaoC/PaaZ C-terminal domain-containing protein has product MLKFDEIKEGDAIPELRKTPTLQQLVKYSAGGGDFNPLHHDYSFPQAKQIGSIIVHGRFKYAALGELVSNWVGHAGRIEKLSCQYRGMDLPDKPFVCKGVVRRKTSENGRKAVELDIWAENAEGKKTTPGSAVVVFP; this is encoded by the coding sequence ATGCTGAAATTCGACGAGATCAAGGAAGGCGACGCGATCCCCGAGCTTCGCAAGACCCCTACCCTGCAGCAGCTGGTCAAGTACTCGGCCGGCGGCGGGGACTTCAACCCGCTGCACCACGACTATTCGTTCCCGCAGGCCAAGCAGATCGGCTCGATCATCGTGCACGGGCGCTTCAAGTACGCCGCGCTCGGCGAGCTCGTCTCGAACTGGGTCGGTCATGCCGGGCGCATCGAGAAGCTGTCGTGCCAGTACCGCGGCATGGACCTGCCGGACAAGCCGTTCGTCTGCAAGGGCGTCGTGCGCAGGAAAACCAGCGAAAACGGCCGCAAGGCCGTCGAGCTCGACATCTGGGCCGAGAACGCCGAGGGCAAGAAGACGACTCCCGGATCGGCCGTCGTGGTGTTCCCCTAG
- a CDS encoding gamma carbonic anhydrase family protein: MPTDAMMNPDPRFPGALLSPTASIFGDVAIGVGSSVWLNAVVRCETQKVRIGRLTNLQDFAMIHVGYDHPTTIGDFCSITHHATVHGAHVGDACLIGIGAVLMDGVVLGAGSIVAGGAVATEGSVFEPGSIVAGIPAKVIRRRDATRDNRMNAWLYHRNACAYSRGEHRAWDGAEFERWKAQLLAELASDADLLRLERL; this comes from the coding sequence GTGCCGACCGATGCGATGATGAATCCCGATCCCCGCTTCCCCGGCGCCCTGCTGTCGCCGACCGCTTCGATCTTCGGCGACGTTGCCATTGGCGTCGGCTCGTCGGTGTGGCTCAACGCCGTCGTTCGCTGCGAGACGCAGAAAGTCCGCATCGGCCGCCTCACCAACCTGCAGGACTTCGCGATGATCCACGTCGGTTACGACCATCCGACGACGATCGGCGACTTCTGCTCGATCACCCATCACGCTACCGTTCACGGCGCCCACGTCGGCGATGCCTGCCTGATCGGCATCGGCGCCGTGCTGATGGACGGCGTCGTGCTCGGCGCCGGGTCCATCGTCGCCGGAGGCGCAGTCGCCACCGAAGGCTCGGTATTCGAGCCGGGTTCCATCGTTGCCGGAATTCCTGCCAAGGTGATCAGGCGCCGCGATGCGACGCGGGACAACCGCATGAACGCATGGCTATACCATCGCAACGCCTGCGCCTATTCGCGCGGCGAGCACAGGGCCTGGGACGGTGCGGAATTCGAGCGCTGGAAGGCGCAGCTGCTTGCCGAACTGGCCAGCGATGCCGACCTTCTTCGCCTCGAGCGCCTCTGA
- the lnt gene encoding apolipoprotein N-acyltransferase: protein MTVAVVIFALIYDPFHAGALVFLALAPITLVFCDPRVPCRLGQAALGGFTFGLLAAMAIVGPWMFAASVDYFDRSSAWSIGFTLAINAGYVALFTAPAFMALRVLASAPPMLRVIGAASTWIAFEALRSADPFGNCWALLGQGFANLPLLREAAAFGGVPLLGWLAALTGSAIGVGLQPDVGARDAMRCTAVAVLAPLAAVVLGVAARHQDHVITPLQPLRVAVVQQEIASRDVWNPARRVDNWNSYLETTATLKPGSVDLVVWPESAAPFLLNADPVARDKMIELATTLGAAIMLGAPRSEDVGQGRALMHNSVYFFAPGASEPLIYDKQRLLPFIETMPAATDDPDQSPYAPGSSEKLFDVHGWQIAPLLCFEAVYPQYARQAVADGAHLLVNLSNDAWFDGGAGPEQHWAMSLMRTVELRRPMVRASNGGISGAIGFDGTAIGIPIRRTHAMRIYEIPPPPRTMTATIAYGEYAGWASGVLSLLCLLFALARLRARS, encoded by the coding sequence GTGACTGTTGCCGTCGTCATTTTCGCTCTCATCTACGATCCGTTCCATGCCGGCGCGCTCGTGTTTCTCGCGCTGGCGCCGATCACACTGGTGTTCTGCGACCCGCGGGTGCCTTGCCGTCTCGGCCAGGCCGCGCTCGGCGGTTTCACGTTCGGGCTGCTGGCCGCCATGGCGATCGTCGGGCCGTGGATGTTCGCGGCCTCGGTGGATTACTTCGACCGCAGCAGCGCCTGGTCGATAGGTTTCACGCTCGCGATCAACGCCGGCTACGTCGCGCTGTTCACAGCCCCCGCGTTCATGGCACTGCGCGTGCTGGCATCGGCGCCTCCCATGCTGCGCGTGATCGGCGCTGCCTCGACGTGGATCGCGTTCGAGGCGCTGCGCAGCGCGGATCCGTTCGGGAACTGCTGGGCTCTTCTCGGCCAGGGCTTCGCCAACCTGCCGCTGCTGCGCGAAGCCGCGGCCTTCGGAGGCGTTCCGCTGCTCGGATGGCTCGCGGCGCTGACCGGCTCCGCAATCGGAGTCGGGCTGCAGCCCGACGTCGGCGCCAGGGACGCGATGCGGTGCACCGCCGTCGCTGTGCTCGCACCGCTTGCCGCCGTCGTTCTCGGAGTCGCTGCGCGGCACCAGGACCACGTGATCACGCCGCTGCAGCCGCTTCGCGTGGCGGTCGTGCAGCAGGAGATCGCCAGCCGCGACGTGTGGAATCCGGCTCGCCGCGTCGACAACTGGAACTCCTACCTGGAGACGACTGCCACGCTGAAGCCCGGCAGCGTCGACCTCGTCGTCTGGCCCGAGAGCGCGGCACCCTTCCTTCTGAATGCGGACCCGGTCGCGCGTGACAAGATGATCGAGCTCGCGACGACGCTCGGCGCAGCGATCATGCTCGGCGCGCCGCGAAGCGAGGACGTCGGTCAGGGACGCGCCTTGATGCACAACAGCGTCTACTTCTTCGCGCCGGGCGCGTCCGAGCCGCTGATCTACGACAAGCAGCGCCTGCTGCCGTTCATCGAAACGATGCCGGCGGCGACCGACGATCCCGACCAGTCGCCGTACGCGCCCGGCAGCTCCGAAAAGCTCTTCGACGTGCACGGATGGCAGATCGCGCCGCTACTGTGCTTCGAGGCCGTGTATCCGCAGTACGCGCGCCAGGCGGTCGCCGACGGCGCCCACCTGCTCGTCAATCTCTCCAACGACGCATGGTTCGACGGCGGCGCCGGTCCCGAGCAGCACTGGGCGATGAGCCTGATGCGCACCGTCGAGCTTCGCCGCCCGATGGTGCGAGCGTCCAACGGCGGCATCTCCGGCGCGATCGGCTTCGACGGCACCGCCATCGGCATCCCGATCCGGCGCACGCACGCGATGCGCATCTACGAGATTCCGCCGCCTCCACGCACGATGACGGCGACGATCGCGTACGGCGAGTATGCGGGATGGGCGAGCGGCGTGCTGTCGCTTCTCTGCCTGCTGTTCGCACTGGCAAGGCTGCGCGCTCGCAGCTGA
- a CDS encoding TetR/AcrR family transcriptional regulator codes for MAASQAQSEPGDVRTTRERILDAAEQVFAEKGLGAAPVRDIAARVGLNPASLYNHFAGKEELYEAVLERGLTPVLKMLADLTAGDRTRDREERTIDSVVLHLAGNPNLAKLIHYETLAGGERLARIAGRWFEPVYQRGLDALRSSRAAELWPEDEWPLLLLGFQNLIVGYFAMAPLVRQVFGVDPLSGDGLARQMAFLHKVSHLLIPPGDV; via the coding sequence ATGGCGGCCAGCCAGGCCCAGAGCGAGCCGGGCGACGTCCGGACCACCCGCGAGCGCATCCTGGATGCCGCCGAGCAGGTGTTTGCCGAAAAGGGGTTGGGGGCCGCGCCGGTGCGCGACATCGCCGCCCGCGTGGGGCTCAACCCGGCCAGTCTCTACAACCACTTCGCCGGCAAGGAGGAGCTCTACGAGGCGGTGCTCGAACGCGGCCTGACGCCCGTTCTCAAGATGCTCGCGGATCTGACTGCGGGGGACCGCACGCGCGACCGGGAAGAAAGGACGATCGACAGTGTCGTCCTTCACCTTGCCGGGAATCCGAATCTCGCCAAACTGATCCACTACGAGACCCTGGCCGGGGGCGAGCGCCTCGCCCGGATCGCCGGCCGCTGGTTCGAGCCGGTCTACCAGCGGGGACTCGATGCGCTGCGCTCCAGCCGCGCGGCCGAGCTATGGCCCGAAGACGAGTGGCCTCTGTTGCTGCTCGGTTTCCAGAACCTGATCGTCGGCTACTTCGCGATGGCTCCCCTTGTGCGACAGGTGTTCGGAGTCGACCCCCTGTCGGGCGACGGACTGGCGCGCCAGATGGCGTTCCTGCACAAGGTCTCGCACCTGCTCATTCCGCCGGGCGACGTCTGA
- a CDS encoding PaaI family thioesterase gives MEEERNKPLYFEAASMPAAGAWAHRRRLAAALREIIDSLISSDASEEELAAATHEAAALAARLRAQPSGSRHAGYAETSVSGNSGAFFDQSPLIGLSNPLSPPMSLEVVGDRIAGRVVFGAAYEGPPGHVHGGFVAAAFDEVLGFAQTLTGNPGMTAGLTIRYRRPTPLRAELRFDAGVDRVEGRKIFTSGALRDGDTVTAEAQGVFVSVDAERFQQLLRGAAGRVGAG, from the coding sequence ATGGAAGAAGAACGGAACAAGCCCCTGTATTTCGAAGCTGCGTCGATGCCGGCTGCCGGAGCATGGGCGCACCGGCGCCGCCTTGCTGCCGCTCTGCGCGAGATCATCGACTCGCTGATCAGCAGCGACGCATCCGAAGAGGAGCTCGCGGCCGCGACGCACGAGGCCGCTGCGCTGGCGGCCAGGCTGCGTGCGCAGCCTTCCGGCAGCAGGCACGCCGGCTATGCGGAGACGTCGGTTTCGGGAAACTCCGGAGCGTTCTTCGACCAGAGCCCGCTGATCGGGCTTTCCAATCCGTTGTCGCCTCCGATGTCGCTCGAGGTGGTCGGCGATCGCATCGCCGGCCGCGTCGTGTTCGGTGCCGCGTACGAAGGTCCTCCGGGTCACGTGCATGGAGGCTTCGTCGCGGCGGCCTTCGACGAAGTGCTCGGCTTTGCACAGACGCTGACGGGAAATCCCGGCATGACTGCCGGGCTGACGATCCGCTACCGGCGTCCTACGCCTCTTCGAGCAGAGCTTCGCTTTGACGCGGGAGTCGATCGCGTGGAAGGTCGCAAAATCTTCACGTCCGGGGCCCTGAGAGATGGCGATACCGTGACGGCCGAGGCCCAGGGCGTCTTCGTTTCCGTCGATGCGGAGCGTTTCCAGCAGCTGTTGCGCGGGGCAGCCGGACGGGTGGGCGCTGGGTGA
- a CDS encoding cytochrome P450, with the protein MSITHLDLSDPDSFAGGFPHEYFRRLRREDPVHWNDTRHEVERNGRGFWDITKYEDVKMMSRNPALFSSWEGGTNIFELHGDDLIGSRSMMLNMDPPHHVKYRRLVAHNFTPRMIERLEDHIRDLAREIVDGMCERGSCDFVADVAALLPMKTIMEIVGVPEEDQQRLFDLSNKLVGFDDPEIQGSFDEGRMAAAEVAMYGQKLADMVSECPMNNLASALYHGKVDGQSLDPLQYNYFFLMLMVAGNETTRTMTSHGMRLLIENPAERHKLVADPSLIPNAVEEFLRYNPPVMYFRRTLTEDFEIRGKTLKKGDKVVLWYPSANRDEDVFADPDRFDVSRKIAEHVGLGVGEHYCLGASFARAQLCSIFTELLTRVPDMELAAPIRYVRSNFVQGIKEMPVRYTPAPRTAQAADPGAASLHAEAAAAGCPFHQEKAPELVTA; encoded by the coding sequence ATGAGCATCACGCATCTCGACCTTTCCGATCCCGACTCCTTCGCCGGCGGATTCCCGCACGAGTACTTTCGCCGCCTGAGGCGCGAAGACCCCGTCCACTGGAACGATACGCGCCACGAAGTGGAGCGCAACGGCCGCGGATTCTGGGACATCACGAAGTACGAAGACGTCAAGATGATGTCGCGCAATCCGGCGCTTTTCTCGTCGTGGGAGGGCGGGACGAACATCTTCGAGCTCCACGGCGACGACCTCATCGGCTCGCGCTCGATGATGCTCAACATGGATCCGCCCCACCACGTCAAATACCGGCGCCTGGTGGCGCACAATTTCACGCCGCGCATGATCGAGAGGCTCGAGGATCACATCCGCGACCTTGCGCGCGAGATCGTCGACGGCATGTGCGAACGCGGCAGCTGCGATTTCGTCGCCGACGTGGCCGCCTTGCTGCCAATGAAGACGATCATGGAAATCGTCGGCGTTCCCGAGGAGGACCAGCAGCGCCTGTTCGACCTCAGCAACAAGCTGGTCGGCTTCGACGACCCCGAGATTCAGGGTTCCTTCGACGAGGGGCGCATGGCGGCTGCCGAAGTCGCGATGTACGGGCAGAAGCTCGCCGACATGGTCTCCGAGTGCCCGATGAACAACCTCGCCAGCGCGCTCTACCACGGCAAGGTCGACGGTCAGTCGCTCGATCCCCTGCAGTACAACTACTTCTTCCTCATGCTGATGGTCGCCGGCAACGAGACGACGCGCACGATGACCTCGCACGGAATGCGACTGCTCATCGAGAACCCCGCCGAGCGCCACAAGCTCGTCGCGGATCCCTCGCTCATCCCGAACGCCGTCGAGGAGTTCCTGCGCTACAACCCGCCCGTCATGTATTTCCGCCGCACGCTGACCGAGGATTTCGAGATTCGCGGGAAGACGCTGAAGAAAGGGGACAAGGTCGTGCTCTGGTACCCGTCGGCCAACCGCGACGAGGACGTCTTTGCCGACCCGGACAGATTCGACGTCTCTCGCAAGATCGCCGAACACGTCGGGCTCGGCGTCGGCGAGCACTACTGCCTGGGCGCCAGCTTCGCCCGTGCCCAGCTGTGCTCGATCTTCACCGAGCTGCTGACGCGGGTGCCCGACATGGAACTGGCCGCCCCGATCCGCTACGTGCGCTCGAACTTCGTCCAGGGCATCAAGGAGATGCCGGTGCGGTACACGCCGGCGCCGAGGACGGCCCAGGCGGCCGATCCGGGCGCGGCCTCCCTGCACGCCGAGGCGGCGGCCGCCGGATGCCCTTTCCACCAGGAGAAGGCCCCCGAGCTGGTGACCGCTTAA
- a CDS encoding ferredoxin, with amino-acid sequence MKVVVDYDLCEANAVCMRILPDVFQVDDQDNLNILIEHPPESMRAKLKEAVRLCPRQAISIVED; translated from the coding sequence ATGAAAGTCGTCGTCGATTACGACCTGTGCGAAGCCAATGCCGTCTGCATGCGCATCCTGCCCGACGTGTTCCAGGTGGATGACCAGGACAACCTGAACATCCTCATCGAACATCCGCCGGAATCGATGCGCGCCAAGCTCAAAGAGGCCGTGCGCCTCTGCCCTCGCCAGGCCATCTCGATCGTCGAGGACTGA